In Candidatus Endomicrobium procryptotermitis, one DNA window encodes the following:
- a CDS encoding alpha/beta hydrolase, with product MKAIIFILISACFLVLNVFAADLPDISGKWYGQLKEHGVYLKIALNIKKNENVYHASLDSLLQNTYNIAVSTFSFDNQAVNFTITDLVIEYKGTLEKNGNIKGIFRQHGQDFNVTFSKTQIGRPQEPAKPYPYIEEKIVFEDKKSGIKIDGTLTLPHAKGSFPAVILISGNGPQNRDGEIFGHKPFLVIADYLTNNGIAVLRYDDIGTAYSSGHFASATIADFAAAAESALAYLKNRKEINKKNIGFIAHSEGAASASIIAAQNEDVAFMVFLSACGLPGKDIIVKQYELIGKASKIEKKYFKRDLQINKKATEIVSTAPDIGQLRSLLFNYLGKTFDGFSPSVIPRGIGKADFMRTYTNIYTTPSMIYFLKYNPTDSLKRVKCPVFAVWGGKDLQVSAKENLKAVKKALKAGDNKDVTLKIFPNLNHLFQECKSGLPEEYSQIEQTFSPEVLSEITDWITLRTAN from the coding sequence ATGAAAGCAATAATATTTATATTAATATCAGCCTGCTTTTTAGTTTTAAATGTTTTTGCCGCAGACTTGCCTGACATTTCCGGGAAATGGTACGGTCAGCTTAAAGAACACGGCGTATATTTAAAAATAGCGCTTAACATAAAAAAGAATGAAAATGTTTATCATGCCTCGCTCGACAGCCTTTTGCAAAATACTTATAACATTGCGGTAAGCACTTTTTCTTTTGACAATCAGGCTGTAAATTTTACGATTACTGATCTTGTGATTGAATACAAAGGCACACTAGAGAAAAATGGGAACATAAAGGGCATTTTTCGTCAGCATGGACAAGATTTTAATGTGACTTTTTCAAAAACTCAAATCGGAAGACCTCAAGAACCGGCAAAACCTTACCCTTACATTGAAGAAAAAATCGTTTTTGAAGACAAGAAGTCCGGCATAAAAATTGATGGAACTTTAACTTTACCGCATGCCAAAGGCTCTTTTCCCGCAGTAATATTGATAAGCGGCAACGGTCCACAAAACAGGGACGGAGAAATTTTCGGGCATAAACCGTTTCTTGTTATTGCGGACTACCTTACAAATAACGGTATTGCTGTTTTACGATATGACGACATAGGAACCGCTTATTCTTCTGGACATTTCGCTTCTGCGACGATTGCAGATTTTGCCGCAGCAGCAGAATCTGCCTTAGCATATCTTAAAAACAGAAAAGAAATCAATAAAAAAAATATAGGTTTTATTGCTCACAGCGAAGGAGCTGCGTCAGCTTCAATAATAGCCGCACAAAATGAGGATGTTGCTTTTATGGTTTTTCTGTCGGCCTGCGGGCTTCCGGGAAAAGATATAATTGTGAAACAGTATGAACTTATTGGCAAAGCATCAAAAATCGAAAAAAAATATTTTAAAAGAGATTTGCAGATAAATAAAAAAGCCACTGAAATCGTTTCTACTGCGCCGGACATAGGGCAGCTGAGAAGTTTGCTGTTTAACTATCTGGGAAAAACTTTTGACGGTTTCAGCCCTTCAGTTATACCTAGAGGAATTGGAAAAGCCGATTTTATGCGTACCTATACAAATATATACACGACTCCATCGATGATATATTTTTTAAAGTATAACCCCACAGACAGCCTTAAAAGAGTTAAATGTCCAGTATTTGCCGTATGGGGCGGCAAAGATTTGCAGGTATCGGCCAAAGAAAATTTAAAAGCTGTGAAAAAAGCTCTGAAAGCAGGCGATAATAAAGATGTTACGTTAAAAATATTTCCAAATTTGAATCATTTGTTTCAAGAATGCAAAAGTGGTCTTCCTGAAGAATATTCACAAATAGAACAAACTTTTTCTCCTGAAGTTTTATCAGAAATTACCGATTGGATAACTTTGAGAACGGCAAATTAG
- a CDS encoding alginate export family protein has protein sequence MKKILFVIIAVLIVKQSVFSQDAFEKISFNFDGLARIRYEFLNNNSSLGISNDERDYFRFKFSGGVLADFFSIFSVYGKATTESRSYIYNADGDTRYDINEVIIDSLFINFPKLLGTFDVKVGRIDLAANEYGEGFLFADGTPLDGSRTFYFNAARLRYTMPQSSIEFMTIYNSEFDELPVINSLDRKLNDSQESALVLYARSQITNRLYIEPYYIWKNEKTDNNILYLNKDVSINTIGSYLRYDLTSIAFRAQAAAQLGNYDDETGRAFGGYVYADLPLLNIFKPLSVGYIYLSGDDPNTKNVEAWNPLFSRYPWVSEILATLYSSESAVAYWTNLQLARIEANFKPYKKVSINTSYDFIYANAAIQNSTNNIFGDGLNRGNLIRCKISYGFSNNFGASALVEYFIPGDFYYKDAQDASFFRFEFAAKI, from the coding sequence ATGAAAAAAATTTTATTTGTGATTATAGCAGTTTTAATTGTGAAACAATCGGTATTTTCTCAAGATGCGTTCGAGAAAATAAGTTTTAATTTTGATGGACTTGCACGCATACGTTATGAATTTCTTAACAATAATTCCTCTTTAGGCATATCAAACGATGAACGCGATTATTTTAGGTTTAAATTTTCAGGAGGCGTTTTGGCAGATTTTTTTAGCATTTTTTCGGTTTATGGAAAAGCCACCACGGAAAGCCGTTCATACATATATAATGCTGACGGTGATACTCGCTATGATATAAATGAAGTTATTATTGACAGCCTTTTTATAAATTTTCCAAAACTGTTGGGGACTTTTGACGTAAAAGTAGGAAGAATAGATTTGGCGGCAAATGAGTATGGTGAAGGCTTTTTGTTTGCTGACGGAACCCCTTTGGACGGCTCAAGAACGTTTTATTTTAATGCTGCAAGACTCAGATATACTATGCCTCAGTCAAGTATAGAGTTTATGACAATTTATAATTCGGAATTTGATGAACTGCCAGTTATAAATTCTCTAGACAGAAAACTTAATGATTCGCAGGAATCGGCGCTTGTTCTTTATGCAAGATCTCAGATAACAAACAGATTGTACATAGAACCTTACTATATATGGAAAAATGAAAAAACTGACAACAATATATTGTATTTAAATAAAGATGTATCGATTAACACTATCGGCTCTTATCTAAGGTATGATTTAACTTCAATCGCTTTTCGGGCGCAGGCGGCGGCACAGCTCGGCAATTATGATGATGAAACCGGTCGTGCTTTTGGCGGATATGTTTATGCGGATTTACCGCTTTTAAATATTTTTAAACCTTTAAGTGTTGGATACATATATCTTTCTGGAGATGATCCCAACACTAAAAACGTTGAAGCGTGGAATCCTCTTTTTTCACGTTATCCATGGGTCTCCGAAATTCTTGCCACTTTATATTCGAGCGAGTCTGCTGTAGCGTATTGGACAAATTTGCAGCTTGCAAGAATAGAAGCAAATTTTAAACCGTATAAAAAAGTTTCAATCAACACAAGTTACGATTTCATTTATGCAAACGCTGCCATACAAAATTCGACAAATAACATCTTCGGCGACGGCTTAAATAGAGGAAATCTTATACGCTGCAAAATTTCGTACGGTTTTTCCAATAATTTTGGTGCTTCTGCTTTAGTCGAATATTTTATACCTGGCGATTTTTATTATAAAGATGCACAAGATGCATCTTTTTTCCGTTTCGAATTCGCAGCAAAAATATAA
- the yidD gene encoding membrane protein insertion efficiency factor YidD, whose protein sequence is MKRLALFLIKYYKVLSSVFPARCRFQPSCSTYAYQAIEIYGFLKGSFLAFKRIIRCQPFCKGGIDPVPLPKNQKGEKPIGKLNE, encoded by the coding sequence ATGAAGCGTTTAGCGCTTTTTTTAATTAAATATTATAAAGTTTTATCTTCAGTATTCCCTGCAAGATGCCGTTTCCAGCCGAGTTGTTCGACTTATGCTTATCAAGCAATAGAAATTTACGGTTTTTTAAAAGGATCTTTTCTGGCTTTTAAAAGAATCATACGCTGCCAACCTTTTTGTAAAGGCGGCATAGATCCAGTTCCACTACCGAAAAATCAAAAGGGTGAAAAACCCATAGGAAAACTAAATGAATAA
- the rnpA gene encoding ribonuclease P protein component, which yields MQPKSQSFSYRERLHLQKDFNTVFKKGLKIDSKAVKILAYINKEQHIRRLGLVTPHKVGKAVIRNRTKRRLREIFRTNKHSLHPGLDLIFISKPETASLNYGSLKKIILNSLESAGLYKA from the coding sequence ATGCAGCCGAAAAGCCAGTCCTTTTCATACCGCGAAAGATTGCATCTTCAAAAAGATTTCAATACGGTATTTAAAAAAGGATTGAAAATTGATAGTAAAGCCGTAAAAATTTTGGCTTATATAAATAAAGAGCAGCACATCAGACGGCTTGGACTGGTTACCCCGCACAAAGTTGGGAAAGCTGTTATAAGAAATAGAACAAAAAGAAGGCTGAGAGAAATTTTCAGGACAAATAAACATTCGTTACATCCGGGGTTAGACTTAATTTTTATCTCTAAACCGGAAACTGCATCGCTGAATTACGGAAGTTTAAAAAAGATTATACTTAATTCGCTTGAAAGCGCAGGGCTTTACAAAGCTTGA
- a CDS encoding methyltransferase domain-containing protein translates to MKMVDAKSEAQKIAFSPLTFQAVRSMINLGILKVLDDAGKDGVETSVVEKSLNLSEYTVTTLLEAAESAGIILAKDGKYFTSKIVQCFLYDPMTRINMNFVHDVCYRGAFYLQESFANGRPEGLQTFGKWATVYEGLLQLPPQVQKSWFAFDHFYSDNAFDDVIKILLENSPQTVFDIGCNTGKFELALFSKGFKGQMTLLDLPQQLKKAEENLKAAGFSGSCVFYPIDVLKQETKFPKNPDAVLMSQFLDCFSKEQIISIVKKAFESMNKKSKLYILEPFWDNQKFEAAKLSLTHTSLYFTAIANGSSKMYGRTEMEKYIRAAGLHIAKIHENIGTHEYTLLECVKCY, encoded by the coding sequence ATGAAAATGGTTGACGCAAAATCCGAAGCGCAGAAAATCGCTTTTTCGCCGCTGACTTTTCAGGCGGTTCGCTCAATGATAAATCTTGGCATATTAAAAGTTTTAGACGATGCTGGCAAAGACGGCGTGGAGACTTCCGTTGTAGAAAAATCGCTAAATCTGTCGGAATATACAGTTACGACTCTGCTTGAAGCTGCGGAAAGCGCCGGCATTATTTTGGCAAAAGATGGAAAATATTTTACTTCAAAAATTGTCCAGTGTTTTTTATACGACCCGATGACGCGGATAAATATGAATTTTGTTCATGACGTTTGTTATCGGGGCGCTTTTTATCTTCAGGAATCTTTTGCAAACGGTCGTCCGGAAGGTTTGCAAACGTTTGGGAAATGGGCTACAGTTTACGAAGGTCTTTTGCAGCTTCCGCCGCAAGTTCAAAAAAGTTGGTTTGCTTTTGACCATTTTTATTCTGATAACGCTTTTGACGATGTTATCAAAATTCTTCTTGAAAACAGTCCGCAGACGGTTTTTGACATTGGCTGCAATACGGGCAAGTTTGAACTTGCGTTATTTTCAAAAGGGTTTAAAGGGCAGATGACGCTTCTTGATTTGCCGCAGCAGTTAAAGAAAGCCGAAGAAAATTTGAAAGCGGCGGGATTTAGCGGCAGCTGCGTTTTTTATCCGATAGACGTTCTGAAACAGGAAACAAAATTTCCAAAAAATCCAGATGCAGTTTTAATGAGCCAGTTTCTCGACTGCTTTTCAAAAGAGCAGATAATTTCGATAGTTAAAAAAGCTTTTGAGTCGATGAACAAAAAATCAAAGCTTTATATTCTGGAACCTTTCTGGGATAATCAAAAGTTTGAAGCCGCAAAACTTTCGCTCACACACACCTCTCTATATTTTACGGCCATAGCAAACGGCAGCAGTAAAATGTACGGCCGTACAGAAATGGAAAAATACATCCGCGCCGCTGGCCTCCATATTGCAAAAATCCATGAAAATATCGGAACCCACGAATACACTCTTCTGGAATGTGTGAAATGTTATTAA
- the acpS gene encoding holo-ACP synthase, whose translation MNIGADIEEIKRFQKYVKDKERLEKLFSEDEISFCLSKKNPAQHLAARFAAKEAIWKSIGDKHKKLIITDISIKNAQSGKPEVYIKNKRYKKIDVSLSHADKYVVAVAIAF comes from the coding sequence ATGAACATAGGTGCCGATATAGAAGAAATTAAAAGATTTCAAAAATATGTAAAAGACAAAGAGCGGCTTGAAAAACTTTTTTCAGAAGACGAAATTTCTTTTTGTCTTTCAAAAAAAAATCCGGCGCAGCATCTTGCCGCGCGTTTTGCAGCCAAAGAAGCCATCTGGAAGTCCATAGGTGACAAACATAAAAAACTTATCATAACGGATATATCCATAAAGAACGCTCAGTCAGGAAAACCTGAAGTTTATATCAAAAACAAAAGATATAAAAAAATTGACGTTTCTTTATCTCACGCTGACAAATATGTAGTAGCTGTAGCGATAGCTTTTTAA
- the rpmH gene encoding 50S ribosomal protein L34, which translates to MKRTFQPNKDRRKKKIGFMARMAAPGGRRVISARRRKGRKTISA; encoded by the coding sequence ATGAAAAGAACGTTTCAGCCCAACAAAGACAGAAGAAAAAAGAAAATTGGATTTATGGCAAGAATGGCTGCTCCAGGCGGACGAAGGGTGATTTCTGCGCGCAGAAGAAAAGGCCGCAAAACTATAAGTGCATAA
- a CDS encoding NAD(P)H-hydrate dehydratase: MNKRDIKNFTLKLIRKAESHKYDYGHALIIAGCKRMPGAGVLCCNAALRSGAGLVTYAVKENFLQNACSVSKPETMFFIYKNVSEILDFIVKRKVSSVVIGPGLNADRSLKHFIEKIIFSVKIPVILDAGGISSFSGKYDSFQESKAKLIITPHLGEFSKLAGKKVPNTKKDKILTAGRFAFENHVICILKGHNTIVASGKNIYVNKSGTPAMAKAGSGDVLSGILAAFVGIDGDLFESSKFAVYVHGLAGEISEKEKGSCGVIASDIIENIPLAIRRLK; this comes from the coding sequence ATGAATAAAAGAGATATAAAAAATTTTACTTTAAAACTTATAAGAAAGGCAGAAAGCCATAAATATGATTACGGACACGCGCTTATTATCGCAGGCTGTAAACGTATGCCGGGTGCAGGAGTTCTTTGCTGCAATGCTGCATTGCGTAGCGGTGCGGGTCTTGTAACATATGCTGTAAAAGAAAATTTTCTGCAAAATGCATGTTCAGTGTCAAAACCGGAAACAATGTTTTTTATATATAAGAACGTTTCAGAAATTCTTGATTTTATCGTAAAAAGAAAAGTCTCTTCCGTTGTCATAGGGCCGGGCTTAAACGCGGATAGAAGTTTAAAACATTTCATAGAAAAGATTATTTTTTCAGTTAAAATTCCGGTTATTTTGGATGCAGGTGGAATTTCGTCCTTCAGTGGAAAATATGACAGCTTTCAAGAGTCAAAAGCAAAACTTATAATAACTCCACATCTGGGAGAATTCTCAAAATTGGCGGGTAAAAAAGTTCCCAACACTAAAAAAGATAAAATTTTAACTGCCGGCAGATTTGCTTTTGAAAATCATGTTATCTGCATTTTGAAAGGGCATAACACCATAGTTGCAAGTGGAAAAAATATTTATGTAAATAAAAGTGGAACGCCGGCAATGGCAAAAGCCGGCAGCGGAGACGTTTTAAGTGGAATTCTGGCTGCTTTTGTTGGTATTGACGGAGATTTATTTGAATCTTCAAAATTTGCCGTTTATGTACACGGTTTGGCGGGAGAAATATCGGAAAAGGAAAAAGGCAGTTGTGGCGTGATTGCAAGCGACATTATCGAAAATATTCCTTTGGCTATAAGGAGACTCAAATGA